The Pyricularia oryzae 70-15 chromosome 5, whole genome shotgun sequence genome includes a region encoding these proteins:
- a CDS encoding mitotic control protein dis3 has protein sequence MASLKRSMGSDPMASSISNKVYVRSTRSGKVQKIVREVYLRQDIPCSSKLCTQCPKNAPTDAAGNMINFVLSERPAGTKDFPQGHYLVPDTNAFLTAMDLFEQSDSFCDVIVLQIVLEEVRNRSLPLYNRLIGLTKSDEKRFYVFFNEFRLETHVSRGQDESINDRNDRAVRRAAKWYSEHLAGGSAKSKKKGQNLPAVVMLSNDRANLRKAKEEGIPACSLAQYVSGLKDSERLMDLVPESQDDEITSVKSSGHVYPEYFTMSKMMTGVKSGLLHQGIFNVSPYNYLEGTIRVPAFEKALLILGRENINRAIDGDSVVVEVLPKDQWKVPSTKIVEEDTVTRNENADGEDQESSGNITEKERKALQDEVKRMQAKGAEAQAQPTAKVVGVIKRNWRQYVGHIDQSSVSKSATQGRKQEVVFLIPMDKKIPKIRLRTRQVGELLGKRILVTIDAWDRDSRHPVGHFVRSLGELETKAAETEALLLEYDVQYRPFPKTVLDCLPKEGHDWKVPASTDDPGWRDREDLRGLLICSIDPIGCQDIDDALHARPLPNGNFEVGVHIADVSHFVKPSNAMDTEASIRGTTVYLVDKRIDMLPMLLGTDLCSLKPYVERFAFSVLWELTPDADIVNARFTKSVIKSREAFSYEAAQIRVDDASQQDELTTGIRTLLALSKKLKQKRMDAGALSLSSPEVKVQMESETSDPIDIKTKVHLETMSLVEEFMLLANISVARKIYEASPQTAILRRHGAPPKTNFDELANQLKVKKGFELRVDSSRALADSLDTCVDPNNPFFNTLVRIMATRCMMSAEYFCSGTQAYPEFRHYGLASEIYTHFTSPIRRYADLVAHRQLAAAIGYEAVHPSVRSRGRLEAVCRNINVRHRNAQLAGRASVAYYVGQSLKGKVAEEDGFIMKIFSNGFVVYVPRFGVEGLIRLRDLAEPEPEAEFDADNYVLRTSGSREITAELFQKVKVRITDEKDERTGKRGIKMELI, from the coding sequence ATGGCGAGCCTCAAGAGGTCCATGGGCTCTGACCCTATGGCCTCGAGCATCTCCAACAAGGTCTACGTCCGGTCGACCAGGAGTGGCAAGGTGCAAAAGATTGTGCGAGAGGTGTATCTGAGGCAGGACATTCCATGCTCGTCCAAGCTCTGCACCCAATGCCCCAAGAATGCACCGACGGATGCTGCTGGCAATATGATCAACTTTGTCCTCTCGGAGAGGCCGGCTGGCACCAAAGACTTTCCACAAGGTCACTACCTGGTGCCGGACACCAACGCATTCCTCACCGCCATGGACCTTTTCGAGCAGAGCGACTCGTTCTGTGATGTTATTGTGTTGCAGATCGTCCTGGAGGAGGTACGGAACCGGTCACTACCGCTGTACAACCGCCTCATCGGCTTGACCAAGAGCGACGAGAAGCGTTTCTACGTCTTCTTCAACGAATTTAGGCTCGAGACCCATGTATCCCGGGGCCAGGATGAGTCCATCAACGACAGGAATGATCGAGCTGTCCGCCGTGCCGCCAAGTGGTACAGTGAGCATCTTGCTGGGGGGTcggccaagtccaagaaAAAGGGCCAGAACCTCCCGGCCGTCGTCATGCTTAGCAACGATAGGGCGAACCTTcgcaaggccaaggaggaaGGCATACCTGCGTGCTCTCTGGCCCAGTATGTATCGGGGCTCAAGGATTCCGAAAGGCTTATGGACCTGGTGCCCGAGTCGCAGGACGACGAGATCACGTCAGTGAAGTCCTCAGGACACGTTTACCCGGAATACTTTACCATGTCCAAAATGATGACAGGCGTCAAGAGTGGTCTTCTGCACCAAGGCATTTTCAACGTCTCACCATACAACTACCTCGAGGGCACGATAAGAGTCCCGGCCTTTGAGAAGGCTCTTCTCATCCTCGGACGGGAGAACATCAACCGCGCTATCGACGGCGATTCAGTGGTGGTGGAGGTACTGCCCAAAGACCAGTGGAAGGTCCCGTCGACCAAAATTGTAGAGGAGGATACTGTCACCAGGAACGAGAACGCGGACGGCGAAGACCAAGAAAGCAGTGGGAATATCACCGAGAAAGAGCGCAAGGCTCTGCAGGATGAAGTGAAGCGCATGCAAGCCAAGGGAGCCGAAGCGCAAGCACAACCGACGGCCAAGGTGGTCGGCGTTATAAAGCGTAACTGGAGGCAGTACGTTGGCCACATCGACCAGAGCTCCGTCAGCAAATCTGCTACACAAGGAAGGAAGCAGGAGGTGGTATTCTTGATTCCGATGGACAAGAAGATCCCCAAAATTAGACTTCGCACAAGACAGGTTGGCGAGCTACTGGGAAAGCGCATTCTCGTGACGATTGATGCATGGGACAGGGACTCTCGGCACCCAGTCGGTCACTTTGTCCGGTCTTTGGGAGAGCTAGAGACAAAAGCTGCAGAGACGGAAGCCTTGCTGCTCGAGTACGACGTCCAGTACAGGCCGTTTCCCAAGACTGTGCTAGACTGTCTACCTAAGGAGGGCCATGACTGGAAGGTCCCAGCCAGCACAGATGACCCGGGCTGGAGGGACCGCGAGGATTTACGAGGCCTCCTCATCTGCAGTATCGACCCGATCGGCTGTCAAGATATCGACGATGCTCTGCATGCCAGGCCATTACCTAACGGCAACTTTGAGGTCGGCGTCCACATTGCTGATGTGTCACATTTCGTCAAGCCGAGTAACGCAATGGACACCGAGGCCAGCATTCGCGGCACAACGGTCTATCTGGTGGACAAGCGTATCGACATGTTGCCCATGCTCCTGGGCACAGACCTGTGCTCTCTGAAGCCTTATGTTGAGCGGTTTGCTTTCTCGGTACTTTGGGAGCTGACACCTGACGCCGACATTGTCAATGCGCGCTTCACAAAGTCAGTCATCAAGTCACGAGAGGCATTCAGCTACGAGGCAGCACAGATCAGGGTGGATGATGCATCGCAGCAGGACGAGCTCACCACAGGCATACGCACTCTACTTGCTCTTTCCAAGAAGCTCAAGCAGAAGCGTATGGATGCCGGTGCTCTCAGTCTGTCCTCGCCGGAAGTCAAGGTTCAGATGGAGTCGGAAACTTCTGATCCCATCGACATCAAGACCAAGGTCCATCTCGAGACCATGTCACTGGTCGAAGAGTTCATGTTGCTCGCCAACATTAGCGTTGCACGAAAGATCTACGAAGCCTCTCCCCAAACGGCTATCCTCCGAAGACACGGCGCGCCGCCCAAGACCAACTTTGACGAACTTGCCAACCAGCTCAAGGTCAAAAAGGGTTTCGAGCTGCGGGTCGACTCTTCTCGCGCACTTGCGGACAGCCTGGACACATGTGTAGACCCCAACAACCCATTCTTCAACACATTGGTTCGTATCATGGCGACTCGTTGCATGATGTCGGCCGAGTACTTTTGCTCCGGAACCCAAGCTTATCCCGAGTTCCGCCACTACGGTCTTGCTTCCGAGATATACACCCACTTCACGTCCCCGATTCGCCGATATGCAGACCTTGTAGCGCACAGACAGCTAGCGGCCGCAATTGGCTACGAGGCGGTCCATCCAAGCGTACGTAGCCGGGGCAGGCTGGAGGCTGTTTGCCGCAACATCAACGTCAGGCACCGCAACGCTCAGCTCGCCGGGCGTGCCAGCGTAGCCTACTATGTGGGACAGTCACTCAAGGGCAAGGTGGCCGAAGAGGATGGTTTCATCATGAAGATCTTCAGCAACGGCTTCGTAGTCTACGTGCCGCGGTTCGGAGTCGAGGGCCTAATCAGGCTGCGAGACCTTGCGGAGCCCGAACCTGAGGCGGAGTTTGATGCTGACAACTACGTCCTGCGGACCTCTGGAAGCCGCGAGATAACGGCAGAGCTATTCCAAAAGGTCAAGGTCAGGATCACGGATGAGAAGGATGAGAGGACCGGCAAGCGTGGTATCAAGATGGAGCTCATCTGA
- a CDS encoding chromatin structure-remodeling complex protein RSC7, with protein sequence MPNGQLTGGREYKCRTFLVPNRGDKLFMLATECARVLGYRDSYLLFNKNRSLYKIIASQVEKDDLVNQDVLPFSYRSRQIAIVTARSMFRQFGSRVIMNGRRVRDDYWEGKARKQGFTEADLAGEKRPGGGKVREAQEAAQAAQNAALMGPPQGEIVYSNTGHYGGAPQAPLIQPGMIGAPAGSSTRMPVITLGPEYTDTRSRDYTSNVLKAPRQEITGPPYQDRIQPSAIPELHAQAHHAADFNRGINQQREMRTNYMQDVYRRPHEQPPSLTNVMSQSVGSSDTSLPPTSRASHQSNATSGLQQPHQTASTQSNQGSLASQSPQLMMTAAPYSQPLTSQSQIQPRLGSSGGLPSGGQGYNYQQSNSSWPQTPQTPQYSYSHPGQTQQSPHQQQSQQTSSSQQQLRQQPSNQQSSTMPYSGMPGMAQGYTTGTMNHGLPYDQTPRQYMHQTPAAAPAVTQSWSSQPQASWQGWAGQPQ encoded by the exons ATGCCAAATGGTCAGCTAACCGGAGGTCGTGAATACAAATGCAGAACATTCTTGGTCCCGAATCGGGGAGACAAGCTTTTTATGCTCGCCACGGAGTGTGCGCGTGTGTTGGGGTACCGAGACTCCTACCTTCTGTTTAACAAGAATAGGTCTCTGTACAAGATTATCGCCAGCCAAGTGGAGAAGGACGACCTGGTCAACCAGGATGTCTTGCCGTTCTCATACCGCTCCAGGCAGATCGCCATTGTCACAGCTCGCAGTATGTTCCGGCAGTTTGGTAGCCGCGTCATCATGAACGGACGGAGAGTTCGGGATGATTATTGGGAAGGCAAAGCCAGGAAGCAAGGTTTCACAGAGGCGGATCTGGCAGGCGAGAAGAGGCCGGGCGGAGGAAAAGTCAGGGAGGCTCAAGAAGCCGCGCAAGCAGCCCAGAATGCAGCATTGATGGGGCCGCCGCAGGGAGAAATCGTCTACAGCAACACCGGCCACTACGGCGGCGCGCCGCAGGCTCCTCTCATTCAACCAGGTATGATTGGAGCCCCCGCCGGGTCCTCGACCAGAATGCCTGTAATAACACTAGGACCAGAATACACGGATACCCGGAGCCGCGACTATACCTCCAACGTACTCAAAGCACCTCGCCAGGAAATTACTGGCCCCCCTTACCAGGACAGGATCCAGCCGTCGGCCATTCCAGAGCTCCACGCTCAGGCTCACCACGCTGCCGATTTCAACCGTGGAATCAACCAGCAGCGTGAGATGCGAACCAACTACATGCAGGATGTGTACCGCCGGCCTCATGAGCAGCCTCCTTCTTTGACAAACGTCATGAGCCAATCCGTAGGGAGCTCTGATACGTCTCTGCCGCCAACGAGCAGGGCATCTCATCAAAGCAATGCCACATCAGGGCTACAGCAACCACACCAAACTGCATCCACGCAGTCAAACCAAGGGAGCCTTGCTAGCCAAAGCCCTCAGCTCATGATGACGGCAGCGCCTTACTCCCAGCCCCTGACCTCTCAGTCTCAGATACAGCCGCGTCTAG GCTCCTCGGGCGGCTTGCCATCTGGTGGGCAGGGTTACAACTACCAACAGTCGAACAGCAGCTGGCCGCAGACGCCACAGACGCCCCAGTACAGCTACAGTCACCCGGGCCAGACGCAACAGTCGCCTCATCAACAACAATCCCAGCAGACATCATCTTCGCAGCAGCAACTACGACAGCAGCCATCGAACCAACAGAGCAGCACCATGCCTTACTCGGGCATGCCGGGGATGGCTCAAGGCTACACGACAGGGACTATGAACCACGGACTGCCGTACGATCAGACTCCTCGACAGTACATGCACCAGACACCTGCGGCAGCCCCAGCAGTCACACAGTCCTGGTCTAGTCAGCCTCAAGCAAGCTGGCAAGGATGGGCTGGACAGCCGCAGTGA
- a CDS encoding delta-1-pyrroline-5-carboxylate dehydrogenase, with amino-acid sequence MALTRLGLTLTRSSRLALRPSYSSPLPQQLRRAPSGLRQISTSQIRMSTIASFKIPKVVNEPNQHYEKGSPSREGLTAALSALKQKGAVEVPIVVGGKEIKTSSTGTQVNPADHQTVIATYSKASPEDVSRAIDEALAAKKDWESLPFNDRAAIFLKAADLISTKYRYDIMAATMLGQGKNAWQAEIDSAAELCDFLRFNVQYAEEMYAQQPAHNSPGVWNRVEYRPLDGFVYAVSPFNFTAIAGNLPGAPALLGNVVVWKPSDFAIASNWLLYNILLEAGLPKGVIQFVPGDPEEVTRVVLSHRQFAALHYTGSTAIFRKLYGQIGAGVAEGKYASYPRIVGETGGKNFHLVHHSADLENAVIQTVRGAFEYQGQKCSATSRLYVPKSMWPRFRERLAEEVKKLKIGDPGDHGNFIGPVIHEGSFKKLSGVIDEAKNDSKLKLVAGGKYDSSKGYFVHPTIYETTDPAHKLLSQELFGPVLVAYAYDDDLHGDPAAAFGKICETVDSTSEYGLTGAVFAVDRAAVRFAEDKLRNSAGNFYVNCKSTGAVVGQQPFGGGRASGTNDKAGSMNLLGRFVSTRSLKEEFNATTSVLYPSNQV; translated from the exons ATGGCATTAACACGGCTTGGTCTCACGTTAACAAGGTCGAGCAGACTTGCTCTGCGGCCTTCATATTCCTCACCTTTGCCACAACAACTCCGAAGAGCTCCGTCCGGCCTCAGACAAATCTCTACCTCGCAGATCAGGATGTCGACTATTGCATCGTTCAAGATTCCCAAGGTGGTTAACGAGCCCAAC CAACATTATGAAAAGGGCTCTCCCTCACGAGAGGGTCTGACGGCGGCCCTGTCGGCCCTTAAGCAGAAGGGTGCCGTGGAGGTACCAATCGTAGTTGGAGGCAAAGAG ATCAAGACTTCGTCCACGGGCACACAAGTCAACCCAGCGGACCACCAGACAGTCATTGCGACCTACTCAAAAGCGAGCCCCGAAGATGTCTCACGAGCCATTGACGAGGCACTTGCAGCCAAGAAAGACTGGGAGTCTCTACCATTCAACGACCGAGCGGCCATCTTCCTCAAGGCGGCCGATCTCATCTCCACAAAGTACCGCTATGACATTATGGCAGCTACCATGTTGGGCCAGGGCAAGAACGCGTGGCAAGCCGAGATTGACTCGGCCGCAGAGCTGTGCGACTTCCTGAGGTTCAACGTCCAGTACGCCGAGGAGATGTATGCTCAGCAGCCAGCACACAACTCGCCTGGTGTCTGGAACCGCGTCGAGTACAGGCCCCTTGACGGCTTCGTCTACGCCGTCAGCCCTTTCAACTTCACAGCCATTGCAGGCAACCTGCCCGGCGCACCTGCACTTCTGGGCAACGTCGTGGTGTGGAAGCCATCCGACTTTGCCATTGCATCCAACTGGTTGCTTTACAACATCCTCCTCGAGGCTGGTCTACCCAAGGGCGTCATCCAATTCGTTCCTGGTGACCCAGAGGAGGTGACGCGAGTGGTGCTCTCGCACCGCCAGTTCGCCGCGCTGCACTACACTGGCAGCACGGCTATCTTCCGTAAGCTCTACGGACAGATCGGTGCCGGCGTGGCCGAGGGCAAGTACGCATCCTACCCGCGGATCGTCGGAGAGACTGGTGGCAAGAACTTCCACCTTGTGCACCATTCGGCCGACCTGGAGAATGCCGTCATCCAGACCGTGCGAGGAGCGTTCGAATACCAGGGACAGAAGTGCAGTGCCACCTCGCGTCTCTACGTCCCCAAGTCCATGTGGCCGCGTTTCCGCGAGAGGCTAGCCGAGGAGGTCAAGAAGCTCAAGATTGGCGACCCTGGCGACCATGGCAACTTTATTGGCCCCGTCATTCATGAGGGCTCGTTCAAGAAGCTCTCGGGTGTTAtcgacgaggccaagaaCGACAGCAAGCTCAAGCTGGTGGCCGGCGGCAAGTACGACAGCTCCAAGGGCTACTTTGTACATCCGACCATCTACGAGACGACggacccagcgcacaagctgTTGAGCCAGGAGCTGTTTGGACCTGTGTTGGTGGCATACGCCTACGATGACGACCTTCACGGCgacccggcggcggcgtttgGAAAGATCTGCGAGACTGTGGACTCGACAAGCGAGTACGGGTTGACGGGCGCGGTGTTCGCGGTCGACCGGGCGGCGGTGCGGTTTGCTGAGGACAAGCTGCGCAACTCGGCGGGCAATTTCTACGTCAACTGCAAGAGCACAGGTGCCGTCGTCGGCCAGCAGCCGTTTGGAGGTGGCAGGGCGAGTGGAACAAACGACAAGGCTGGCAGCATGAACCTGCTTGGTCGGTTTGTGAGCACAAGGAGCTTGAAGGAGGAGTTTAACGCGACGACGTCGGTGCTGTACCCTAGCAACCAGGTCTAA
- a CDS encoding DL-glycerol-3-phosphatase 1, translated as MGSIQVPEGTFTAPPQQVSLDGFLFDMDGTIIDSTRAIEMHWASVGKEIGVDPELILKTSHGRRSIDTLKIYCPEKATIEYASEMEGRLPKLYSKEAEEIPGARSLLDSIIAAKAAPWAIVTSGTKPLVNGWLEALNLPRPAHMITAESVENGKPDPTCYLMGLDGLGLRDRAADVLVLEDSPAGILAGKAAGCKVLGLVTSHTVEQVVGAGPDWVVRDLSSVRLVGAEGGRVTLEIVDALESK; from the exons ATGGGAAGCATACAAGTACCCGAGGGCACCTTTACCGCCCCGCCGCAGCAGGTTTCCCTCGACGGCTTTCTCTTCGACATGGACGGCACCATCATAGACTCGACTAGGGCCATTGAGATGCACTGGGCATC GGTTGGCAAAGAGATCGGAGTGGACCCGGAGCTCATCTTGAAGACCTCACACGGGCGTCGTAGCATCGACACGCTCAAGATATATTGCCCAGAAAAGGCAACCATTGAGT ACGCCTCGGAGATGGAGGGCCGCCTACCCAAGCTCTACAGCAAAGAGGCAGAGGAGATCCCCGGCGCCCGCTCGCTCCTCGACTCCATAatcgccgccaaggccgccccCTGGGCCATCGTGACGTCGGGAACAAAGCCGCTGGTCAACGGCTGGCTCGAGGCTCTGAACCTGCCGCGGCCCGCGCACATGATCACGGCCGAGTCGGTCGAGAACGGCAAGCCCGATCCCACCTGCTACCTCATGGGCCTCGACGGGCTCGGCCTCCGCGATCGCGCCGCTGACGTCCTCGTGCTCGAGGACAGCCCCGCCGGGATCCTGGCCGGCAAGGCGGCCGGGTGCAAAGTGCTCGGGCTGGTCACCAGCCACACCGTCGAGCAGGTGGTGGGCGCCGGCCCGGACTGGGTGGTCAGGGATTTGTCGTCTGTGAGGCTCGTCGGCGCTGAGGGTGGAAGGGTTACTTTGGAGATTGTGGATGCATTGGAGTCCAAGTAG